A window of Rhododendron vialii isolate Sample 1 chromosome 13a, ASM3025357v1 contains these coding sequences:
- the LOC131313127 gene encoding universal stress protein PHOS32-like has product MASPKKPPETQNPPSAILVQPVSPRYPLPQSGTPTSRAHRRIAIAVDLSDESAHAVRWAVQNYLRQNDAVILLHVRPTSVLYGADWGAVEEEDTEERSRQELEDNFDAFTASKASDLARPLAEAGIPFKIHIVKDHDMKERLCLEVERLGLSTVIMGSRGFGAAASRREGKGGRLGSVSDYCVNHCVCPVVVVRYPDDDKEEGGVGGDGTAAVEEEGTEYHDASDKQTEPEKAS; this is encoded by the exons ATGGCATCTCCCAAGAAACCTCCCGAAACCCAAAACCCACCTTCCGCAATCCTCGTCCAGCCCGTCTCCCCTCGCTACCCGCTCCCCCAATCCGGCACGCCCACATCCCGGGCCCACCGCCGGATCGCGATCGCCGTCGATCTGAGCGACGAAAGCGCCCACGCCGTGAGGTGGGCCGTCCAGAACTACCTCCGCCAGAACGACGCCGTCATCCTCCTCCACGTCCGCCCCACCTCCGTCCTCTACGGCGCCGACTGGGGCGCCgtcgaggaagaggacacggaGGAGCGGTCGCGGCAGGAGCTGGAAGACAATTTCGACGCGTTCACGGCGTCCAAGGCGAGTGATTTGGCCCGGCCGCTGGCAGAGGCCGGGATACCGTTCAAGATACACATAGTGAAGGATCATGATATGAAGGAGAGGCTGTGCTTGGAGGTGGAGAGGCTGGGGCTGAGCACGGTGATCATGGGGAGCAGAGGTTTCGGGGCTGCTGCTTCGAGGAGGGAAGGGAAGGGGGGCAGGTTGGGGAGTGTGAGTGATTACTGTGTAAATCACTGTGTGTGTCCTGTGGTGGTTGTGAGGTACCCTGATGATGATAAGGAGGAAGGTGGTGTTGGTGGGGATGGCACGGCGGCGGTGGAAGAGGAGGGGACGGAGTATCATGATGCATCTGATAAGCAAACGG AGCCGGAGAAAGCTTCTTGA
- the LOC131313128 gene encoding transcription factor MYB4-like produces the protein MGDSPIEMGRAHCYEKDTLNKGQWSPEEDQKLMAYIKRYGIWNWRQMPKPAGLSRSGKSCRLRWMNYLRPDIKRGNFTREEEETICRMQEMLGNKWSAMAAALPGRTDNEIKNHWHGHLKKRSRTQSSASSAGSKQRNLPISNLLLPNNAPESSTSDGESAPAGAGLDFGHTENQNTEEDHGSETFEEAPSLWEQLLSAENLYVENQDFQLEMFVDPGFTVPQHELWWPDGQLTSPCGFNNDLWLEPEPGVPF, from the exons ATGGGGGATAGTCCCATAGAGATGGGGAGGGCTCATTGCTATGAGAAGGATACTTTGAATAAAGGTCAGTGGAGCCCCGAAGAAGATcagaagttgatggcttatatcAAGAGATACGGCATCTGGAACTGGAGACAGATGCCAAAGCCAGCTG GTCTGTCAAGGTCTGGGAAGAGTTGTAGACTTCGGTGGATGAATTATCTGAGGCCGGATATCAAGCGTGGGAACTTcacaagagaagaagaagaaaccataTGCAGAATGCAAGAAATGCTGGGAAATAA ATGGTCTgcaatggcagcagcactaCCAGGAAGAACCGACAACGAAATAAAAAATCACTGGCATGGCCACCTCAAGAAACGTTCGCGGACTCAATCATCTGCGTCCAGTGCTGGATCAAAGCAAAGAAATTTACCCATATCGAACCTCTTGCTTCCAAATAATGCTCCAGAATCTTCCACGTCAGATGGAGAATCAGCACCAGCTGGTGCTGGTCTTGATTTTGGGCATACAGAAAATCAAAACACGGAGGAAGATCATGGATCAGAAACATTTGAAGAAGCCCCAAGTTTGTGGGAGCAGCTGTTGTCGGCGGAGAACTTGTACGTGGAGAATCAAGATTTCCAATTAGAGATGTTTGTTGATCCTGGATTCACAGTTCCACAGCATGAACTCTGGTGGCCAGACGGCCAACTAACGAGTCCATGTGGTTTTAACAATGATCTCTGGTTGGAGCCAGAGCCTGGTGTCCCTTTTTGA